In Synechococcus sp. PCC 6312, one genomic interval encodes:
- the metX gene encoding homoserine O-acetyltransferase translates to MRYQAIISPETQFYQHPQPLTLELGGTLTGVQVAYRTWGQLNPSGDNGVLVCHAFTGSADVEQWWEPLLGPGRCLDPTQDFIICSNILGSCYGTTGPTSINPLTQTPYGPEFPAITIRDMVHLQAELLKALGVKQLRLAIGGSLGGMQVLEWAVLYPEMVRAIVPIAVSGQHSAWCIGLHEAQRQAIYADPHWQNGYYTQTPARGLAVARMIAMNTYRSWDSFQMRYGRTFQANDFRIANYLNYQGEKFVERFDANCYVTLTQAMDRHDLTRADKSYPQVLQSISQPTLVIGIDTDILYPPSEQEELAELIPNAQLTWLNSPHGHDAFLINMTELNQSVLEFRQRQSDLFTPTLAWH, encoded by the coding sequence ATGCGTTACCAGGCCATCATTTCGCCAGAAACCCAGTTCTATCAGCATCCCCAGCCCTTGACTTTAGAGTTGGGGGGAACCTTAACCGGGGTGCAAGTGGCCTATCGAACCTGGGGTCAGCTTAATCCGAGTGGCGATAATGGGGTGCTGGTTTGCCATGCCTTTACCGGATCTGCCGATGTTGAGCAATGGTGGGAACCTTTGTTAGGCCCAGGCCGCTGTTTGGATCCGACCCAAGATTTTATTATTTGTAGCAATATTCTCGGCAGTTGCTATGGCACGACCGGCCCGACTTCGATTAACCCGTTAACCCAAACTCCCTATGGCCCGGAATTCCCCGCGATTACGATTCGCGACATGGTGCATCTCCAGGCCGAGTTACTCAAAGCCTTGGGGGTGAAGCAGTTACGACTAGCCATCGGTGGCTCCCTAGGCGGGATGCAGGTCTTGGAGTGGGCGGTTTTATATCCGGAAATGGTCAGGGCGATTGTTCCGATTGCGGTCTCTGGGCAACACTCGGCCTGGTGTATTGGGTTGCATGAGGCCCAACGGCAAGCGATTTATGCAGATCCCCACTGGCAAAACGGCTACTACACCCAAACTCCGGCCCGAGGCCTGGCGGTGGCGCGGATGATCGCCATGAATACCTATCGGTCGTGGGATAGTTTTCAAATGCGTTATGGCAGAACCTTCCAGGCCAATGATTTTAGGATTGCCAACTATTTAAACTACCAAGGGGAAAAGTTCGTTGAACGGTTTGATGCCAACTGCTATGTCACCCTGACCCAGGCCATGGATCGCCATGATTTAACTCGGGCTGATAAATCCTATCCTCAGGTTCTCCAAAGCATCTCGCAACCGACCCTAGTCATTGGCATTGATACGGATATTCTCTATCCCCCCAGCGAACAGGAAGAATTGGCAGAGTTGATTCCCAATGCCCAACTAACCTGGCTGAACTCCCCCCACGGCCATGATGCCTTTTTGATTAATATGACCGAACTGAATCAGAGCGTATTAGAGTTTCGTCAGCGTCAATCGGATTTGTTTACCCCAACCCTGGCCTGGCATTAA